A stretch of DNA from Dokdonia sp. PRO95:
TTTCAATGCGCTCTGCAAGTTTGATATTCTTCAGCGCAGTGTTGTAGTTATCTATCGCAAGCTCGTGATCACTTTTTGCAGATGCATAAGCAAGTTTTATCTGTTGCTCTGTCTCCTCTCTTTGTGTTGCTGCTTGATCTAGCGCAATCTCTGCCTGCGCTGTTCTTGCATTACGCATACCAGAACTAAAAATAGGAATGTTAAGCTGGAACCCAGTAATAGACTGTGCAAACCACTTCTCATCACTATCAAAAAAGTTAAACTCGTTACGCCCTGCAAAGGTTCCTACGTTTATAAACGCTCCTAGTGTAGGTAAGGCCTTGCTCTTTTCTAGCTTAAGCTCTAGTGCTCTTTGCTCATTAAGATTATTTACAATCTTATAGTCTACATTTTGCTCAATGTTTACCGTATCATTAAGTAATCCTAGTGCTGGTACAGCAAGTGACTCTAGGCTATCTTTAAGAATCGTCTCCTCATCTACCCCTACACCTATTGCGAGGTTAAACATTTGCTTTGCAATCACCACCATACGCTTTGCATTTGCTCGCTGATTTTGAAGCGACAAATAAGTGATTTGTAACTGCTCTACATCTTCCTCTTCTGCAAAACCATTTTCAAAAATGAGTTTTGTTTCCTTAAGATTATCTTCAAGGTTTGCAATGTTTCGATCTAAAATTGCTACACTTTCTTGAGCAAGTAGCACACCGCCGTAAGCGTTTATGACTCCTTTGCGTACTTCAAGTTGTGTTTTTTCATTTGCATTTTTAGAATAGTCTAGAAAGGTCTTTGCAGCTTGTAGCCCTACAAGGTATGAACCATCAAAAATGAGCTGACTCAATGTAGCGGTGGCAGTAGCATTTTGCTGTGTTCCAAAAACTACAGGTATAAAAGTACCAGGCTCTCCTCCAGTAAACTCGGCTGGTATAAGCTGTGTAGGCTGCTTGATTTGATAATTATAATCTAGACTAGCACTTACTTGTGGCAACCCAGTCGCTGTGGTCTCCCACTTTTGCTTTATTGCCTTTGCGATATCACGACGGCTATTTATTGCTGTGTAGTTGCTATCTAGAGCAAAAGTCACAGCCTCTTCTACAGTAAAGCTTCTAGTCTGTGCGGTCACACCTACACTAGCAAGAAGCATTACAGCTATATATAATCTCTGTATCATTAGTTATGGTTAGATTTAATAAGTTTATTTAAAATTTTTCTACCCTTAGGGGTTACAATACCGCGTATGTGATACTCTAGATACATATCGTGTAAGTCTCCTACAGGAAAAGCAGATCTAGGGAAAATCGTCTCATCTTTAATACCCGTCATACCGGTGAAGTAAATGTTTACCACAAACGGCACACTTATTTCACTAATAAAAAGTCCTTGCTCTATACCTCTAAGCACATTTCTAGTCACACAGCTCTGCATATAGTCGTACTGACTCTTTCTAAGGGTCTGGTGTATCTTAGGGTAATATTTTTGAAGTTGATACATAGAAGAAGTACGCTCTCCGTTTATATGCTCAAGTACATATTTCTTTATGTCGTATAACTCTTCAATAGGATTTAATTCTTCATCAAGTATCCCATCTATACCCCCACAGACAGAATTAAACATATCAAGTGCGCAGGCAGAGACAATAGCCTCCTTATTAGCATAATAACTGTACACCGTCTTTTTAGACATTCCCATCTCACGGGCAATATCATCCATAGTAATGCTCTTAAATCCTTGATTTAAAAATAGTTCGGTGGCGGTTTTTAATAATTGTTCTTTCATAGTCAAGGCGCGAAGATACGCAGGAAACTTTTTAAGTTTTTAAAGTTTCCGTTAACTTTAGTTAAAATTTAACAACTGTAAGTTTTTACTGTGCGCTTTCGCGAAAGCGTAATAGGGCATAATCTCCTTTTATCACTTATTTTTACAAAAAATTGCCATTTATGCACAGCATACCAGAATACACATCTATATTTTTAGAATATCTCAACAAGCACGCGCTAGAGAAGGAACCTAAAAATCTTTATGAGCCTATTAATTACATCTTACAACTAGGTGGTAAAAGATTGCGTCCAGTACTTACACTTATGGCGTGTGAGCTTTTTGAAAAAGACTATAAAGATGCACTAGATGCAGCGCTGGCAGTAGAGATTTTTCATAACTTCTCTCTAGTGCACGATGATATTATGGATGATGCACCCTTGAGACGCGGGGAAGAAACGGTGCACGAGAAGTGGGATATTAATACAGGTATTCTTTCTGGTGATGCAATGCTTATACGTGCATACCAGCTTTTTGAAAATTATGAGGGAGCCACCTTTAAGGAGCTGGCAAAACTGTTTTCAAAAACAGCAATAGAGGTTTGTGAGGGACAACAGTATGATGTAGATTTTGAGACGCGTGACGATGTGACCATCCCAGAATATATGAAGATGATTGAGTATAAAACCGCTGTTCTCGTAGGTGCTGCACTTAAAATGGGAGCTATTGTAGCTGGCGCATCAAAGAGTTGTCAAGAAGGTATTTATAACTACGGCCGTGATCTTGGACTGGCTTTTCAACTACAAGATGATTATTTAGATGCCTTTGGCGATCCAGAGAGTTTTGGAAAGCAAGTAGGTGGTGATATTATAGAAAACAAAAAAACATTTTTATACCTCACTGCACTTGCAAATTCTAACAAGGATGATGCACAACAGCTAGAGCACTTTTTCTCTATCTCACCGGCAGATCCTACAGATAAAATAGAGACGGTAAAGCAACAATTTCTCGACTCAGGAGCCGCAAAAGCAACCGAAGAAGAAATAGCTAAGTATACTCAAAAGGCGTTTACCGCACTTGATAATGTAGACATATCAGAAGATAAAAAGGAAACGCTTAGGCTTTTTGGGCAAGGGCTTATGAAGCGCACATACTAGCGAGCACACACCTTTTACAAGCAGTCCCCACGTAAACTTTTAACTAAGAGTTTATTATGGCACTCCGTTTGCTTAAATTTACGAGAACTAATCAATGTTACTCGTGAAGTACTTTCTATTTATTTTATTAGCCGCAGTAAGCCTCTCTAGCTGTGCTCAAACTACCTGGCATAGTGAGCAACTTGCTATAGATGACTCGTTACAGATTGCCGTCATACAAATACCAGAAAATAGAAAGCTATCACAAACAGAGGTTTTCTCACTGGGTAATAATTCATACACGCTTACCCTACATAGCACAGACTCTATTTACAGCACAACTCATACCCTCAAGCTTAATAACAACACCTATAAAGCTTACATAACATCCCTACCGCTTATTACTATAAACGCCTCGCAAGAAATTGTAAATGAGCCTAAACGTATGAGTCGCATTGGGTATGCAGATGAGGAAATCACATTTACAAGTTATGCCGGTATTGAGCTACGAGGTAGTAGTTCGCTTGTTTTTAAGAAGAAAACCTATGACCTCAACTTTTACAAAGACAGTCTAGGTTTTGAAAACCAAGACTACAAGCTAGCCGGAATGCGCTCTGATGATGACTGGATTCTGGATGGACTTTATAACGAGCCCTTACGTATGCGCTCTTTTATCTCACTTAATCTCTGGAATGATATCTACACACCACATTATCTAGATGAAGAACCTAAGGCAAAGGCTGGTGCAACGGCCGCTTATAGTGAGGTGTTTTTAAATGGTCGCTACAAAGGTCTTTTCTTACTTCAGGAGCAGGTAGATCGCAAGCTAGTTAAAATAAAGAAAAACAAGGGTGATACCGTGCGCGGTGAGATCTTTCAAGGGGCACGCTACCTAGGTGCCAGTTCCTTTGACTCTATACCTCCTGCAAAGAATTTTTTAGCCAGTTGGGGTGGTTATGACATAAAGTACCCATCGCCTACTAACGCGCCTTGGGACAATGTATATCCTTTTACAAACTTTGTGGTTAATAGTGATGATGACGCTTTCGCGAAAGCGATATCAAAACAATTTGTACTTGATAATGCTATAGACTACTTCTTATATATAAATGCCCTACGAGCACCAGATAATCTAGGAAAAAACCTCTACCTAATACGTTATGATGCAGGAGCGCCCTATTTTTATGCTCCTTGGGATCTGGACGGAACACTAGGCACCATCTACAGCGGAAAGCGTATTAATACCACAAACGACTTTTTAAGCAACGGACTATTAAGAAGGCTTATCGCCACAGATGCAGATGATTTTATTGCACGTTTTCAAGCGCGATGGCTCACCTTACGACAAGGAGTTTTAAGCGAAGAGCAGTTGCTCAAAAAACAAATGCATACCTATAAGCTACTAAAAGAGCAGCAAGTATACGAGAGAGAAGCGCTCGTATGGGACACGTTTATTTTTGAAGAAGAAGGCATTACGTATATGCAAGAATGGACAAAAAAGCGACTTGCCTTTTTGGACAAATACATTAGTGATTTAAAATAACAAGCGATTGTAAAACTAAGCAGTAAAAGAGTTAATCACCTTCAAAAAGTCTTCACGGTTTTTAACAAAATCAAGATCTGAGATGTCTATAATCTTTACATTAAGATTATGCTGTCCCTTTATAAAATCTAGATACCCTTGATTGATTTTTTCTAGGTACTCTGGAGCAATACTTTTCTCATAACTACGGCCACGCTTCTTTATATTTTTAAGCAAACGCTCCGTGTTTTGATATAAATACACATACAAGTCTGGTTGTGGCATATCTTTATACATCATCTCGTGGAGACGCTTGTACAGCACATACTCTTCTTCTTGTAATGTAACTTGTGCAAAGATGAGCGATTTATACCTGTCATAATCTGCACACATAAAGTCTTTAAACAAATCAAACTGACCAATATCATCAAGCAATTGCTGATAGCGATCTGCTAGAAAAGACATTTCTAGAGGGAAGGCAAACCTATCTGGGTCTTTGTAAAATTTAGGTAAAAATGCATTGTCTTTAAATCGCTCTAAAATGAGCTTTGCATTAAACTCCTCAGAGATCATTGTAGCGAGACTTGTTTTACCAGCGCCTATATTACCTTCTATCGCTATATAATTGTAACCACCTAGATCTATACTGTCTTGTGGCTTCTTGAGCCACTTTGCTTGCTTTGTTAATGTGCTATCATCTTCACAGTTTTCTAGCAGCTCTGTAAAAGACTTATTAAAAACAGGAGCTACATCTTCTGCACTTATATCTACGAGCGGCTGCAATACAAAACGACGCTTGAGCATATGCTCGTGCGGTATGGTTAACCGCTCTGTTTGCTTAACAACATCGTCATATAGTAATATGTCTATATCGATATATCGTGATTGATATCCTTCTCCTTCTGTTTTATCTCTACCTAATAACTTTTCTATAGCTTGCGTTGCATCTAAGAGCTTACTTGCAGATAGTGATGTTTCCATCTTTACAGCACAGTTATGAAAATCTGCTCCCTCAAAACCCCAAGCTGGGCTTTGATACACTGGTGAGATTTTGCGCACACGACCTACACGCTCAAAAAGCAATTGAATTGCATTATTGAGTGCCTCGTACGTATTACCTTGATTACTGCCTAATGATAAGTATATAGTATGCAATGAGATAGCTGTTCTAAGTTGGGCTTAAGATTTCACAACAAATTAAGGAAATCAAAATCACAATGCCCTAATTTTGAAATTGAAGTTATTAAGAAAATGAATCAAATCTCTAGTCACTTAAATTCAAAGGACTTACAACTAGCCTATCGCATCTATTTTACACTAGGTGCTCTTTTTATATGTGCCCTGGTGGTATCTAACCTTATATTTCAAAAATTCTTTAGCTGGGACTTTTTTGGCATTTATACTTTTGAGATTTCTGTAGGGATACTTCCTTACCCTATCACCTTTCTTATTACCGATATTGTAAGTGAGATTTACGGAAGAAAAAAAGCAAACCAGATGGTCACTGCTGGCATTTTTGCTTCTCTATTTTCGTTACTCATCGTTTATGTGGCAAAAGTAGTTCCTGCTACTAGCTGGTCGCCTGTAAGTGATAGTCTCTTTACCACCGTATTTGGCGCTACGGCGCTGGCGGTTTTTGCAAGTATGATGGCATACTTACTTGCGCAATATGTTGATATACACATTTATCATTTTTGGAAACGAGTAACCAAGGGCAAACACCTCTGGCTCAGAAATAACTTCTCCACCTTTTTATCACAATTTATAGATACGGCAAGTGTGCTTTTGCTCTTGTGCGCTTTTGGACTAATAGAATGGAATTTATTCGGCGGACTATTATTAGGTGGATTCTTATTTAAAATTCTCGTAGCGGCATTCGACACACCGTTCCTTTATCTAGGTGTATGGTTATTTAAGAAACGTTTTAACCTTGAAGAAGGAGAAGAAATTAAGCTCCCTATATAAACAAGTATATTCACACTAAGGCAGATAGTAAAAGACAACATTAGAAAACAACAAATGAAAAAGATATTTAAAATTATAGGCATAGTAGTTCTTGTACTTGTTATCGTGCTGGCTGCTTCTCCATTTTTGTTTAGAGGAAAACTAGAAGACCTCCTCAAGGAAACCATAAACAATAACCTCAACGCTCAAGTAGAATGGTCTTCTCTGGATTTAAGCCTCTTTAGGAGCTTTCCTGATGCTACGGTTATTGTAAATGAATTTACGGTAATAAACAACGCACCATTTGCTGGTGACACACTTGCTAGTGGTAAAGAAATACGCATTGAGATGGGCGTTACCCAACTCTTTAAGAATACTGCAGATGAGCCTATTGCTATAGAGGCACTATCACTTCTAGAAGCAAACGTACACGTGCAAGTAGACTCCTTAGGTAATGCAAATTATGATATTGTAAAAGAGACACCGACTACAGAGACTACTACTGAGGAGAGCTCAGAACCTTTTGTTTTTAACTTACAAGAGTACAGCCTCGTAGACTCAAAAATAATTTATGACGATCGCTCTACACAAACCCACTTAGAACTTACAGAGGTAAACCATACTGGTTCTGGAGATTTTTCGGCTATTGAGAGTGAACTTGATACAAAGACCCACGCTGTAGTATCTTTTGATTATGGCGGCACACATTACTTAGACGGGCACGACCTAGACCTCGAGGCTGTAATCCAAATGGAGCTAGAAAAACAGAAATATACTTTTAAGGAAAACCTAGCCAAAATAAACGAACTCCCACTAGAGTTTAATGGTTTCATAGAGCTTCTAGAAGATGGTAATCTTATGGACTTATCGTTCAAAACGCCTTCATCAGATTTCAAGAACTTTCTAGCTCTAATCCCTAAAGAATATAGAGCAAATCTCGATGGGGTGGAAACGAGTGGCGATTTTCGCGTAAGCGGAATTATAAAAGGGAAAACAACGGAGACTAACATCCCAAATCTTGATATTGAGATTGTGTCTAACAATGCTTCTTTTAAGTATCCTGATCTCCCTAAAAGAATGAACAACATCAATATAGATGTAAAGATTAAAAATGATACTGGCATTACAGAACTTACTTATATCGAGATAAACGACTTACGTTTTAAGATTGACCAGGACACCTTTACGGCAAAGGGAACACTTAAAAACTTGATGGGTAATATGCTTGTTAATCTTGACCTAGATGGTGCGCTAGACTTAGGTAACATTGACAAGGTGTATCCTCTTAACCTAGACCAGCCGCTTCAAGGTAGACTGGTTGCAGATGTGGTGACGAGTTTTGATATGAACGCTGTCGAGAAGCAACAGTATCAAAATATAAAAAGCTCTGGTAATGCTACACTTAGTGACTTCACTTATAGCACTCCAGAACTGCCTAATCCCATTGCTATACAAAATGCAGATGTGAGTTTTAAAACCGGTAATATTGCACTTAACTCATTTGCCGCAACAAGTGGAACTTCAGACATAAATGCAACGGGATCTATAGAAAACCTCATCCCTTTTGTAATGTCTAAGGAAGATTTAAAAGGGCGTTTTGACGTGACCTCAAAGGTGTTTAATCTAGATGATTTTGCAACCAGCACAGCAACTACAACAGGCACTTCACCAGCCAGTACAGGCGAGAGTGATACCGCTGTACAAATTCCAGATTTTCTAGATGCCTCTGTAAACTTTAATGCCGCAAAGGTAATTTATGATGGGCTAGAACTTAGTAATACAAAGGGTAGCGTGACCATTGCAAATGAGCAGGCATCATTAAGCAATCTTAACTCTGGCATCTTTGGCGGTGCGGCAGGACTCTCTGGATCTGTCACCACACGTGATGGTGCTCCTACTTTTAATATGACTGTAGACTTGAGCAGTATAGACATAGACCGCTCATTTAAGGAACTAGAGATGCTGCAAGGACTTGCTCCTATTGCAAAGGCACTACAAGGCGCGCTCAATACCAAAATACAATTGCAGGGACAGCTGGATGACAACTTCAGCCCTATACTTAGCACCATTTCTGGAGATGCCTTTGCAGAGATTTTGACCGCAGATGTAGATGCAGATAAAATGCCGCTTCTTAATCTCCTATCGCAAAAACTTGATTTTATAAATCTTGACGACCTGAAACTAGACAAGCTCAAAACAAGCCTTACATTTAATGATGGTCAGGTGGCTGTAAAGCCTTTTGATTTTAACATAAAAGGAATTAATGTACAAGTAAGCGGTGGACATAGCTTTACAAATGAGATGAACTACACCCTCAACCTTGATCTCCCTGCAAAATATCTAGGCGGAGACGTGAGCGGATTACTCTCAAAACTTACAGATGCCGAAAAAGAGAACATCCATATAGACGTTCCTGTTTCCCTTTCGGGAAATTTTACTGCGCCTAAGGTAGACCTTAACTTAAAAGCAGCTACAACAGCGCTTACTAACCAGATTATAGAGATCCAAAAGCAACGCGCAAAAGACAAAGTGGAAGATAAACTTACTGATGTATTAGGAGGTCTTTTAGGTGGAAACAAAACAACACCAAACACTACTGCGACAGATAGCACAACGACTGACACACAGACTCCTCAAAACACCACCACAACCCCAAAAGCCGAAGATGCCATTAAAGATGTTGCCACGGGAATATTAGGTGGTCTCTTTGGGAAAAAGAAAACAACAAAAGAAACAGTGAAGGATACGGTTAATTAATGAAGTAGTAACTCAAGTTATGATGTGGTGTATATATATTCCGCTTTCGCGAAAGCGGGATACTACCCCTCATCATCTACCTTAATCTCGTTGAGCTCTTCGTTTTTATACTTGGCATAGTCGAAACCACTCTTCCACCAGATTTTCATTTTTTCTTTATTAAAAATGAGCGAATTTGTAGTGAGCACTGTAGGTGTATAATAGAAGTTAATTATCGCCTCTTTTTGATTGGCTGCATATTTACCTATGGTGATATTTTGCTTTTCGATTCGGTCCATCATAAAGCCGTGTAGATTGCTCAACAGGGAGAACACGTTAGTAGAAGGGAGATTGTTATAATAAGTAACTTCTGTTTCTAATATGATTACATCTATCTCTGTTGCGCCACGCTCTACAGCTTCTTTAATAGGCACAAGCGCGCCAAAACCTCCATCTGCATACTCGCATCCATTTTTTGACGCAAGACTCATAAAAGGGATATAATTGCACGACATCCATACCCAGTCACAAAAATCTTCGTAGGTCTCTTCCTTACTGGATTTATATTCCGTTTTATGAAGTGAGAGATTAGAAACTGTGACTAGTACTTCTTTACCACTAGCCTGTAGCTGTTCATAATTTTCACGCGTAAAGGTTTTTTCTATAAGCTTGCGTAGCTTCTTACTTTCCCCAAAGGTTTTAGAGCCTTTTAAAAAATTGCGCAGTACGCTCCAGTGATCAATAGCAATAGTTTGCTCACCCCATTTGTCTTTTTTAATTACAAAAGGACAAACATTAAAAATAGCATTTTGATTTACAGAGGTGTATACCTCTTTTATCTTTTCGATATTTTGAAGAGCAAGATGAGGCACTAATAGACTTCCTGTAGAGGTGCCTACAAGCATATCATAGTCCTTTCCCATTTCTTGCATAAGGTACTGAGCAACACCGCCGCCAAAAGCGCCTTTACTTCCTCCTCCTGAAATGACTAATGCTCGCATTGTGGGTTCTCTTTGAGCTTAGAAAAATAAGGTTTTTAATTAAGAAATGAGGGTTTTGTTGAGGTACGCTTTCGCGAAAGCGTTAAAAGAAAAACATCCCACCGTCATTTGTTTCTCCCTTTTTACCTAGCGTATTGAACTTCCAGCTAAGGCTAAGCATAAAGTATTGCTCCAAAACTGTGCTCTGTACATCTTGTATAAAGTTTGCATTTGCCGTACGCCTTGCATTTGTGTTTTGATCTAGCACATCATATACTTTTAAGGTTGCTGTGGCGCGATCTTTTGCAAATGAATAAGCAAGTGTCGAGTTCCAAAAAACTGCACTTCGCTGGAAATCTGATGCAATATTAGGGTTGTAATTATAATTAATATCGTTGCGCCACTCCCAGTTTTTGGGAACAAACAAAGCCGTTCCCAATGAAATATTATGAGAAACAAAGTCCTGATCTTCAAAAGCATCTAGACCAAACTGAGTATTTGAAATAGAGATATTATAACTAGGTCTTACTTCAAACAGGTTTTTCCAAGTGTATGTAAAATTTACACGCGGTGTTAGAGATCTCGTTTTACTAGCGTATTGCACTTCATTATTAAAGTTTACATTACGCCCAAAGTTTGTGTAAATGCCTCCGCCATATTTTATACTATGTAAGGAGTCTATTTTTACTTTTTTATTATAACCTCCTCCTGCTCCTATGCTATAATTGCCATTTACATTTACATAGGTAGTACGACTTACTAGGTTGTCATCTATGGTAGTTTTACGTACAATAGCATCGTTTGTAAACCTTCCATTTCCATTAATATACCATCCGCCTCCTTTTTGAAAGTCATAATTATTGAATCCTCCATAAAAGTTATAATCATTAGATGGTGCTAGGTTAGGATTACCCTCTACAATATTAAGTGGGTCTGAAACATCTACAAATGGATTAAGTTGTGTTACTTCTGGAGGTCTGTTACTCTTACCTAGACTTGCATACATAGACGCTTTTGGGCTAAACCTATAGTTAATATACGTGTCAAGTTCTAATGCTTCAAAATTTTGCTTGATATCTAATTCTGGGCGCAAGTTGTCATTATTTTCTAGGGTGCGAAATACGTATCCTGCACTTACGTTAATATTGAGTTTCTCTCCATCTAAATTAAGCCCCAGTTTAGGCGTTGTGCGTGAATTTCGACCTTCAAAATCTGTACTTAGTTCTTGATTGAGGATACTATACTGCTGCGTTACTTCATCAAAGTCAAAGGTATTTCTCTTGCGTTTTCTACTATCGCTACGGTGACCAAAATCTACATCAAGAAATAACTTTTTGGCTACTAGAGGAACTCTATACGTAAGATTAAGGTTGTAACCATCAAGTTTAGTTTCTCCATCTGTAAACTGATTACGATTAATTTCTGATGGGTTATCGCCAAATATCTCTGTGTTTGAAACTATAAAATCTTCGCTCTCCTGTCTATTGATTTCGTTTTGAACACGAGCTCTTACATAGGCTCCTTTATCACCCCATTTCTTAGTAACACTGA
This window harbors:
- a CDS encoding TolC family protein; this encodes MIQRLYIAVMLLASVGVTAQTRSFTVEEAVTFALDSNYTAINSRRDIAKAIKQKWETTATGLPQVSASLDYNYQIKQPTQLIPAEFTGGEPGTFIPVVFGTQQNATATATLSQLIFDGSYLVGLQAAKTFLDYSKNANEKTQLEVRKGVINAYGGVLLAQESVAILDRNIANLEDNLKETKLIFENGFAEEEDVEQLQITYLSLQNQRANAKRMVVIAKQMFNLAIGVGVDEETILKDSLESLAVPALGLLNDTVNIEQNVDYKIVNNLNEQRALELKLEKSKALPTLGAFINVGTFAGRNEFNFFDSDEKWFAQSITGFQLNIPIFSSGMRNARTAQAEIALDQAATQREETEQQIKLAYASAKSDHELAIDNYNTALKNIKLAERIENKNQVKFREGLSTSFDLRQAQTQLYQVQQELIQAMLQIVTTKAELETILNVPNYTNN
- a CDS encoding TetR/AcrR family transcriptional regulator; translated protein: MKEQLLKTATELFLNQGFKSITMDDIAREMGMSKKTVYSYYANKEAIVSACALDMFNSVCGGIDGILDEELNPIEELYDIKKYVLEHINGERTSSMYQLQKYYPKIHQTLRKSQYDYMQSCVTRNVLRGIEQGLFISEISVPFVVNIYFTGMTGIKDETIFPRSAFPVGDLHDMYLEYHIRGIVTPKGRKILNKLIKSNHN
- a CDS encoding polyprenyl synthetase family protein: MHSIPEYTSIFLEYLNKHALEKEPKNLYEPINYILQLGGKRLRPVLTLMACELFEKDYKDALDAALAVEIFHNFSLVHDDIMDDAPLRRGEETVHEKWDINTGILSGDAMLIRAYQLFENYEGATFKELAKLFSKTAIEVCEGQQYDVDFETRDDVTIPEYMKMIEYKTAVLVGAALKMGAIVAGASKSCQEGIYNYGRDLGLAFQLQDDYLDAFGDPESFGKQVGGDIIENKKTFLYLTALANSNKDDAQQLEHFFSISPADPTDKIETVKQQFLDSGAAKATEEEIAKYTQKAFTALDNVDISEDKKETLRLFGQGLMKRTY
- a CDS encoding CotH kinase family protein; its protein translation is MKYFLFILLAAVSLSSCAQTTWHSEQLAIDDSLQIAVIQIPENRKLSQTEVFSLGNNSYTLTLHSTDSIYSTTHTLKLNNNTYKAYITSLPLITINASQEIVNEPKRMSRIGYADEEITFTSYAGIELRGSSSLVFKKKTYDLNFYKDSLGFENQDYKLAGMRSDDDWILDGLYNEPLRMRSFISLNLWNDIYTPHYLDEEPKAKAGATAAYSEVFLNGRYKGLFLLQEQVDRKLVKIKKNKGDTVRGEIFQGARYLGASSFDSIPPAKNFLASWGGYDIKYPSPTNAPWDNVYPFTNFVVNSDDDAFAKAISKQFVLDNAIDYFLYINALRAPDNLGKNLYLIRYDAGAPYFYAPWDLDGTLGTIYSGKRINTTNDFLSNGLLRRLIATDADDFIARFQARWLTLRQGVLSEEQLLKKQMHTYKLLKEQQVYEREALVWDTFIFEEEGITYMQEWTKKRLAFLDKYISDLK
- the folK gene encoding 2-amino-4-hydroxy-6-hydroxymethyldihydropteridine diphosphokinase, whose translation is MHTIYLSLGSNQGNTYEALNNAIQLLFERVGRVRKISPVYQSPAWGFEGADFHNCAVKMETSLSASKLLDATQAIEKLLGRDKTEGEGYQSRYIDIDILLYDDVVKQTERLTIPHEHMLKRRFVLQPLVDISAEDVAPVFNKSFTELLENCEDDSTLTKQAKWLKKPQDSIDLGGYNYIAIEGNIGAGKTSLATMISEEFNAKLILERFKDNAFLPKFYKDPDRFAFPLEMSFLADRYQQLLDDIGQFDLFKDFMCADYDRYKSLIFAQVTLQEEEYVLYKRLHEMMYKDMPQPDLYVYLYQNTERLLKNIKKRGRSYEKSIAPEYLEKINQGYLDFIKGQHNLNVKIIDISDLDFVKNREDFLKVINSFTA
- a CDS encoding queuosine precursor transporter, producing MNQISSHLNSKDLQLAYRIYFTLGALFICALVVSNLIFQKFFSWDFFGIYTFEISVGILPYPITFLITDIVSEIYGRKKANQMVTAGIFASLFSLLIVYVAKVVPATSWSPVSDSLFTTVFGATALAVFASMMAYLLAQYVDIHIYHFWKRVTKGKHLWLRNNFSTFLSQFIDTASVLLLLCAFGLIEWNLFGGLLLGGFLFKILVAAFDTPFLYLGVWLFKKRFNLEEGEEIKLPI
- a CDS encoding AsmA-like C-terminal region-containing protein, which codes for MKKIFKIIGIVVLVLVIVLAASPFLFRGKLEDLLKETINNNLNAQVEWSSLDLSLFRSFPDATVIVNEFTVINNAPFAGDTLASGKEIRIEMGVTQLFKNTADEPIAIEALSLLEANVHVQVDSLGNANYDIVKETPTTETTTEESSEPFVFNLQEYSLVDSKIIYDDRSTQTHLELTEVNHTGSGDFSAIESELDTKTHAVVSFDYGGTHYLDGHDLDLEAVIQMELEKQKYTFKENLAKINELPLEFNGFIELLEDGNLMDLSFKTPSSDFKNFLALIPKEYRANLDGVETSGDFRVSGIIKGKTTETNIPNLDIEIVSNNASFKYPDLPKRMNNINIDVKIKNDTGITELTYIEINDLRFKIDQDTFTAKGTLKNLMGNMLVNLDLDGALDLGNIDKVYPLNLDQPLQGRLVADVVTSFDMNAVEKQQYQNIKSSGNATLSDFTYSTPELPNPIAIQNADVSFKTGNIALNSFAATSGTSDINATGSIENLIPFVMSKEDLKGRFDVTSKVFNLDDFATSTATTTGTSPASTGESDTAVQIPDFLDASVNFNAAKVIYDGLELSNTKGSVTIANEQASLSNLNSGIFGGAAGLSGSVTTRDGAPTFNMTVDLSSIDIDRSFKELEMLQGLAPIAKALQGALNTKIQLQGQLDDNFSPILSTISGDAFAEILTADVDADKMPLLNLLSQKLDFINLDDLKLDKLKTSLTFNDGQVAVKPFDFNIKGINVQVSGGHSFTNEMNYTLNLDLPAKYLGGDVSGLLSKLTDAEKENIHIDVPVSLSGNFTAPKVDLNLKAATTALTNQIIEIQKQRAKDKVEDKLTDVLGGLLGGNKTTPNTTATDSTTTDTQTPQNTTTTPKAEDAIKDVATGILGGLFGKKKTTKETVKDTVN
- a CDS encoding patatin-like phospholipase family protein; the encoded protein is MRALVISGGGSKGAFGGGVAQYLMQEMGKDYDMLVGTSTGSLLVPHLALQNIEKIKEVYTSVNQNAIFNVCPFVIKKDKWGEQTIAIDHWSVLRNFLKGSKTFGESKKLRKLIEKTFTRENYEQLQASGKEVLVTVSNLSLHKTEYKSSKEETYEDFCDWVWMSCNYIPFMSLASKNGCEYADGGFGALVPIKEAVERGATEIDVIILETEVTYYNNLPSTNVFSLLSNLHGFMMDRIEKQNITIGKYAANQKEAIINFYYTPTVLTTNSLIFNKEKMKIWWKSGFDYAKYKNEELNEIKVDDEG